Proteins encoded by one window of Nocardioides euryhalodurans:
- a CDS encoding RNA polymerase sigma-70 factor — MTDDPFVTHRSLLFTVAYEMLGSAADAEDVVQEAWLRWADLDAAARAEVRDPRAYLVRIVTRQALNRLRTLARRREDYVGEWLPEPLLTSADVAEDVELAESVSIAMLTVLETLGPAERAVFVLREVFEVPYDEIAEAVGKTPAAARQVARRAREHVAARRPRMQVDRAEQQAVVERFLSSLRTGDLAGLLEVLAPDVVLRNDGGGVVGAARHPIVGADKVSRLLATFPKQSRGASVTTVWINGGPAARVELEGEVAGAVSIVVEDGRISRMYAIWNPHKLTRIDAPALLSR, encoded by the coding sequence ATGACCGACGACCCGTTCGTCACCCACCGCAGCCTGCTCTTCACGGTCGCCTACGAGATGCTCGGCTCGGCCGCCGACGCCGAGGACGTCGTGCAGGAGGCCTGGCTGCGGTGGGCGGACCTCGACGCCGCCGCCCGGGCCGAGGTGCGCGACCCCCGGGCGTACCTCGTCCGGATCGTGACCCGGCAGGCGCTCAACCGGCTGCGCACCCTGGCCCGCCGCCGCGAGGACTACGTCGGCGAGTGGCTCCCCGAGCCGCTGCTGACCTCGGCCGACGTGGCCGAGGACGTCGAGCTCGCGGAGAGCGTCTCGATCGCGATGCTCACCGTCCTGGAGACCCTGGGCCCGGCCGAGCGCGCCGTCTTCGTGCTGCGCGAGGTGTTCGAGGTGCCCTACGACGAGATCGCGGAGGCGGTCGGCAAGACCCCGGCGGCGGCCCGCCAGGTCGCCCGCCGGGCCCGCGAGCACGTAGCCGCGCGGCGTCCCCGGATGCAGGTGGACCGGGCCGAGCAGCAGGCGGTCGTCGAGCGCTTCCTCTCGTCCCTGCGGACGGGCGACCTGGCGGGGCTGCTCGAGGTGCTGGCACCCGACGTGGTGCTGCGCAACGACGGCGGCGGCGTGGTCGGCGCGGCCCGGCACCCGATCGTCGGCGCGGACAAGGTGTCGCGGCTGCTCGCGACGTTCCCGAAGCAGTCGCGCGGCGCGAGCGTCACCACCGTCTGGATCAACGGCGGACCCGCCGCGCGGGTGGAGCTCGAGGGCGAGGTGGCCGGCGCGGTCAGCATCGTGGTCGAGGACGGCCGGATCAGCCGGATGTACGCGATCTGGAACCCGCACAAGCTGACCCGGATCGACGCCCCGGCGCTGCTGAGCCGCTGA
- the panB gene encoding 3-methyl-2-oxobutanoate hydroxymethyltransferase — translation MTDEQPAPYGSGQQQTPSATPAKRIRTHTLRDFKERGEKFTMLTAYEQYAASTFDEAGIEVLLVGDSASNNVFGNETTVPVTVDMLLPLTRAVARSVRRSLVVGDLPFGSYQASPEQAYLTAARFMKEGEAHCVKLEGGADLAPQIELLSRGGIPVMAHIGFTPQSEHALGGYRVQGRGDAADQLLHDAHAVQEAGAFAVVMEMVPGDLAGQVTKELAIPTIGIGAGPDCDGQVLVWQDAFGLRTGRMARFVKQYADVHGVMLDAARAYADDVRAGTFPGPEHTF, via the coding sequence ATGACCGACGAGCAGCCGGCGCCGTACGGCAGCGGCCAGCAGCAGACGCCCTCCGCCACGCCTGCGAAGCGGATCCGCACCCACACCCTGCGCGACTTCAAGGAGCGCGGCGAGAAGTTCACGATGCTCACCGCCTACGAGCAGTACGCCGCGTCGACCTTCGACGAGGCCGGCATCGAGGTGCTGCTGGTCGGCGACAGCGCGAGCAACAACGTCTTCGGCAACGAGACGACCGTCCCGGTGACGGTCGACATGCTGCTGCCGCTGACCCGGGCCGTGGCCCGCTCCGTGCGCCGCAGCCTCGTCGTGGGCGACCTGCCGTTCGGCTCCTACCAGGCCTCGCCCGAGCAGGCGTACCTCACCGCCGCCCGGTTCATGAAGGAGGGCGAGGCGCACTGCGTGAAGCTCGAGGGCGGAGCGGACCTGGCGCCTCAGATCGAGCTCCTCAGCCGCGGCGGGATTCCCGTCATGGCCCACATCGGCTTCACCCCGCAGAGCGAGCACGCGCTCGGTGGGTACCGCGTCCAGGGACGCGGCGACGCGGCCGACCAGCTGCTGCACGACGCCCACGCGGTCCAGGAGGCCGGGGCCTTCGCCGTGGTGATGGAGATGGTGCCCGGCGACCTCGCCGGCCAGGTCACCAAGGAGCTCGCGATCCCCACCATCGGCATCGGCGCCGGCCCCGACTGCGACGGCCAGGTGCTGGTGTGGCAGGACGCGTTCGGGCTGCGCACCGGTCGGATGGCCCGCTTCGTGAAGCAGTACGCCGACGTGCACGGCGTCATGCTCGACGCCGCCCGTGCCTACGCCGACGACGTCCGCGCGGGAACGTTCCCGGGTCCGGAGCACACGTTCTGA
- a CDS encoding response regulator transcription factor: MPTQHAVLADWVDHVVELSRSATGTFPRVTIADHLAETFGCHVSWNWADTDGRFGFELQSAIPGYADTADFGTWVVEAMRAHPLLVWFARTQDPAPMTVGRVPGELAPPRGGNYLKELLEPHGHEQQLSIPSHLGSRSYRAFVLAQGRDDFSDEQLDLARRLQPLLALLDRQAEVTSRVRLATCSPPADLTAREVAVLGLLAEGLTAAAIGRRLQVSPRTVHCHLGHVYRKLGVVDRMMAVTVARELGLVPAAAADPRADGPGLSGPSFEWPGPPVYGPEEAPADT; the protein is encoded by the coding sequence GTGCCGACGCAGCACGCGGTCCTCGCCGACTGGGTCGACCACGTCGTGGAGCTCAGCCGGAGCGCCACCGGGACCTTCCCGCGCGTCACGATCGCCGACCACCTCGCCGAGACCTTCGGGTGTCACGTCTCGTGGAACTGGGCCGACACGGACGGACGGTTCGGCTTCGAGCTGCAGAGCGCCATCCCGGGGTACGCCGACACCGCGGACTTCGGCACGTGGGTCGTGGAGGCCATGCGTGCCCACCCCCTGCTGGTGTGGTTCGCCCGCACCCAGGACCCTGCCCCGATGACGGTGGGCCGGGTCCCCGGCGAGCTGGCGCCGCCCCGAGGCGGGAACTACCTGAAGGAACTGCTGGAGCCGCACGGCCACGAGCAACAGCTGTCGATCCCCAGCCACCTCGGATCGCGGTCCTACCGCGCCTTCGTCCTGGCCCAGGGCAGGGACGACTTCTCCGACGAGCAGCTCGACCTCGCCCGACGCCTCCAGCCGCTGCTGGCACTGCTCGACCGGCAGGCAGAGGTCACGTCCCGGGTCCGGCTGGCGACGTGCTCGCCGCCGGCGGACCTGACCGCACGAGAGGTCGCCGTGCTCGGTCTGCTCGCCGAGGGACTCACCGCGGCCGCGATCGGCCGCCGGCTGCAGGTGTCGCCCCGAACGGTGCACTGCCACCTGGGCCACGTCTACCGCAAGCTCGGCGTGGTCGACCGGATGATGGCGGTGACGGTCGCCCGGGAGCTGGGGCTGGTCCCAGCGGCTGCAGCCGACCCACGAGCCGACGGACCGGGGCTGTCCGGCCCGTCCTTCGAGTGGCCAGGGCCGCCCGTGTACGGCCCCGAGGAGGCTCCGGCGGACACCTGA
- a CDS encoding alternate-type signal peptide domain-containing protein encodes MQKTVKGAVAGASGVALLVGGFGTYALWTDSEGLATHGVQSGRLDIASTPGVYDDANTAAADDWAATDKLVPGDKVTYSQTFTVTAEGKNLEGTIAYQQPSLASSFSAGLAHSVEVVANGATVYETSPGSNQFTFHEPFGSITFTAVVTYELPAATAGSADQGRSATLPAADITITQG; translated from the coding sequence ATGCAGAAGACGGTCAAGGGCGCGGTCGCCGGTGCTTCCGGCGTCGCACTGCTGGTGGGCGGCTTCGGCACCTACGCGCTGTGGACCGACAGCGAGGGCCTGGCCACCCACGGCGTCCAGTCCGGCCGGCTCGACATCGCGTCGACCCCCGGGGTGTACGACGACGCGAACACGGCCGCCGCCGACGACTGGGCCGCGACCGACAAGCTGGTCCCCGGCGACAAGGTCACCTACTCGCAGACCTTCACCGTCACGGCCGAGGGCAAGAACCTCGAGGGGACCATCGCCTACCAGCAGCCCTCGCTCGCCAGCAGCTTCTCGGCCGGCCTCGCCCACTCGGTCGAGGTCGTCGCGAACGGCGCGACGGTCTACGAGACCTCACCAGGCTCCAACCAGTTCACGTTCCACGAGCCGTTCGGGAGCATCACGTTCACGGCGGTCGTGACCTACGAGCTGCCCGCCGCCACTGCCGGCAGCGCGGACCAGGGCAGGTCGGCGACGCTGCCCGCTGCCGACATCACCATCACCCAGGGCTGA
- the map gene encoding type I methionyl aminopeptidase codes for MPVAAPVAPGTVSPRRAVPERIARPEYVDRTSPERFTGSEVKDAETIAKMRVAGRLAAQARELVGSHVTPGITTDELDRIGHEFLCDHGAYPSTLGYRGFPKSLCSSVNEVICHGIPDSRVVEDGDIVNIDITAFLDGVHGDTNATFLAGDVDEESRLLVERTHAALERGIKAVRPGRRLNVIGRVIESYARRFGYGVVREFTGHGIGTAFHSGLIVPHYDDPRFDDVIEVGMTFTIEPMLNLGTHEWEMWPDDWTVVTRDRRRSAQFEHTLLVTPTGAEVLTHP; via the coding sequence ATGCCTGTCGCAGCCCCCGTCGCTCCCGGCACCGTGTCGCCCCGCCGCGCGGTGCCCGAGCGGATCGCCCGCCCCGAGTACGTCGACCGCACCTCGCCCGAGCGCTTCACCGGCAGCGAGGTCAAGGACGCCGAGACGATCGCGAAGATGCGCGTCGCCGGCCGCCTGGCCGCCCAGGCCCGCGAGCTGGTCGGCTCCCACGTCACCCCCGGCATCACGACCGACGAGCTCGACCGGATCGGCCACGAGTTCCTGTGCGACCACGGCGCCTACCCCTCGACGCTCGGCTACCGGGGCTTCCCCAAGTCGCTCTGCTCCAGCGTCAACGAGGTGATCTGCCACGGCATCCCCGACAGCCGGGTCGTCGAGGACGGCGACATCGTCAACATCGACATCACCGCCTTCCTCGACGGCGTCCACGGCGACACCAACGCGACCTTCCTCGCCGGCGACGTCGACGAGGAGTCGCGGCTGCTCGTCGAGCGCACCCACGCCGCCCTCGAGCGGGGCATCAAGGCCGTGCGGCCCGGTCGCCGGCTGAACGTGATCGGTCGCGTGATCGAGAGCTACGCCCGCCGCTTCGGCTACGGCGTGGTCCGCGAGTTCACCGGCCACGGCATCGGGACCGCCTTCCACAGCGGCCTGATCGTCCCCCACTACGACGACCCGCGGTTCGACGACGTGATCGAGGTCGGGATGACCTTCACGATCGAGCCGATGCTCAACCTCGGCACCCACGAGTGGGAGATGTGGCCGGACGACTGGACCGTCGTCACCCGCGACCGCCGCCGTAGCGCGCAGTTCGAGCACACCCTGCTCGTGACGCCGACCGGCGCCGAGGTGCTCACGCACCCCTGA
- a CDS encoding carboxymuconolactone decarboxylase family protein produces the protein MTGTTRVPAAEITGVYGAVLKRFSKRMFGRTPESLGVMWHHPASLKAGMGMGRKAASWNECPRELKGYAHMAVASLVGCSFCLDLGYFQARHEGLDVAKAREVPRWRESDVFTPLERDVLEYAEAMSQTPPTVTDELSARLLDALGAPGLVELTVWIAVANQMARGNVALGIEAEGFAASCGLAPLAQPSGVASPA, from the coding sequence ATGACCGGCACCACCCGCGTCCCCGCGGCAGAGATCACCGGCGTCTACGGCGCCGTCCTGAAGCGGTTCAGCAAGAGGATGTTCGGCCGCACACCCGAGTCGCTCGGCGTGATGTGGCACCACCCCGCCTCGCTCAAGGCCGGGATGGGGATGGGCCGCAAGGCGGCGTCCTGGAACGAGTGCCCCCGCGAGCTCAAGGGGTATGCGCACATGGCGGTGGCCTCGCTCGTCGGCTGCTCCTTCTGCCTCGACCTCGGCTACTTCCAGGCCCGCCACGAGGGGCTCGACGTCGCCAAGGCGCGCGAGGTGCCGCGGTGGCGCGAGTCGGACGTGTTCACGCCCCTGGAGCGCGACGTCCTCGAGTACGCCGAGGCGATGTCGCAGACCCCGCCCACGGTCACCGACGAGCTCTCCGCCCGGCTGCTCGACGCGCTGGGCGCACCGGGCCTGGTCGAGCTCACGGTCTGGATCGCCGTGGCGAACCAGATGGCGCGGGGCAACGTCGCCCTGGGCATCGAGGCCGAGGGGTTCGCGGCCTCCTGCGGCCTGGCGCCCCTGGCGCAGCCGAGCGGCGTAGCGTCCCCGGCATGA
- a CDS encoding zinc ribbon domain-containing protein, with protein sequence MDLAAGGGGRADRGAGRYGGDPREHPRDGPLEVPDLGATLKADPFAQLKLLDVQELDSRADQLRHQLSHLPEHEAIATLKAARADLDDRARDAAIVVEDLATEQAKVDADVEQVKTRRTRDRDRMDQGLITNPKDLQRMQHELESLERRITSLEDQELEVMEKVEDAQRELDTLTRQVAEADEELATLTAARDEKSSVIDAQLAEVEAQRGPAVEGMPEPLLTLYDRLREQKGGVGAAALRARECGGCRLSLDAAELATIRAATSDEVIRCEECQRILVRTSESGL encoded by the coding sequence GTGGACCTGGCTGCCGGTGGTGGCGGCCGCGCTGACCGGGGCGCTGGGCGATACGGTGGAGACCCGCGTGAGCACCCTCGCGACGGACCCCTGGAAGTTCCGGATCTAGGAGCCACCCTGAAAGCCGACCCGTTCGCCCAGCTGAAGCTCCTCGACGTCCAGGAGCTCGACTCCCGCGCCGACCAGCTGCGGCACCAGCTCAGCCACCTGCCCGAGCACGAGGCGATCGCGACGCTGAAGGCGGCCCGCGCCGACCTCGACGACCGTGCCCGTGACGCCGCGATCGTGGTGGAGGACCTCGCCACCGAGCAGGCCAAGGTCGACGCCGACGTCGAGCAGGTCAAGACGCGCCGAACGCGCGACCGCGACCGGATGGACCAGGGGCTGATCACCAACCCCAAGGACCTGCAGCGGATGCAGCACGAGCTGGAGTCGCTCGAACGTCGGATCACCTCGCTGGAGGACCAGGAGCTCGAGGTGATGGAGAAGGTCGAGGACGCCCAGCGCGAGCTCGACACCCTCACCCGGCAGGTGGCGGAGGCCGACGAGGAGCTCGCGACACTGACCGCGGCCCGCGACGAGAAGTCCTCGGTCATCGACGCCCAGCTCGCCGAGGTCGAGGCCCAGCGCGGGCCGGCGGTGGAGGGCATGCCCGAGCCGCTGCTCACCCTCTACGACCGGTTGCGGGAGCAGAAGGGCGGTGTGGGCGCGGCGGCGCTCCGGGCGCGTGAGTGCGGCGGCTGCCGCCTCTCGCTCGATGCCGCGGAGCTCGCGACGATCCGCGCGGCCACCTCCGACGAGGTGATCCGCTGCGAGGAGTGCCAGCGGATCCTGGTCCGCACGTCCGAGAGCGGCCTGTAG
- the yaaA gene encoding peroxide stress protein YaaA gives MLILLPPSEGKTAPARGKPLDLASLAHPGLTDVRRRVLDTLVEVSHREDAAELLGLGHTQTDLLERNRRLETAPTARADRVYTGVLFDALGFATLSPAARRRATGRVAVTSSVFGLVRPTDRIPAYRLSGDTSLPGLGPVAGAWRAVLGEAIEESLGRGLLVDLRSGTYAGFWRPPATLARRVATVRVLHEAGGVRKVVSHFNKATKGRIVRALLEDGRDPRTPAALADVLRDLGWKVEDGAPTPRGAQLDVVVDEV, from the coding sequence GTGCTGATCCTGCTCCCTCCGAGCGAGGGCAAGACCGCCCCCGCCCGCGGCAAGCCGCTCGACCTCGCCTCGCTGGCCCACCCCGGCCTGACCGACGTACGCCGTCGCGTGCTCGACACGCTGGTCGAGGTCAGCCACCGCGAGGACGCCGCAGAGCTGCTCGGGCTCGGCCACACCCAGACCGACCTGCTCGAGCGCAACCGCCGCCTCGAGACCGCCCCGACGGCGCGCGCCGACCGGGTCTACACCGGGGTGCTCTTCGACGCGCTCGGCTTCGCGACGCTCTCCCCCGCCGCACGGCGACGCGCGACCGGCCGGGTCGCGGTGACGTCCTCGGTCTTCGGACTGGTCCGTCCCACCGACCGGATCCCGGCGTACCGGCTCTCGGGCGACACCTCCCTGCCCGGCCTCGGCCCCGTCGCGGGCGCCTGGCGCGCGGTGCTCGGCGAGGCGATCGAGGAGTCCCTGGGCCGCGGGCTGCTGGTGGACCTGCGGTCCGGGACGTACGCCGGCTTCTGGCGCCCACCGGCGACGCTGGCTCGCCGGGTGGCCACCGTGCGGGTGCTGCACGAGGCGGGGGGGGTGCGCAAGGTGGTGAGCCACTTCAACAAGGCCACCAAGGGCAGGATCGTCCGGGCGCTGCTCGAGGACGGGCGTGACCCGCGCACCCCGGCCGCGCTGGCCGACGTGCTGCGCGACCTCGGCTGGAAGGTGGAGGACGGCGCTCCGACCCCGAGGGGCGCCCAGCTCGACGTCGTGGTCGACGAGGTCTGA
- a CDS encoding RNB domain-containing ribonuclease, which yields MASSRVVRLRSRKDGGAARTLRDGLVQIQEELQVSPDFPAVVQEAAARAADAPRLPDLDRTDLALVTIDPDSAMDLDQALHIERDGDGYVVHYAIADVAAFVAAGDPVDTEAHRRGETLYGADSKVPLHPKVLSEDAASLLPDQDRPALLWTIRVDEVGEGTDVVVERALVRSRAKLDYEGVQRQIDEGTAAESLMLLREVGELRLEREAARGGVSLPLPEQEVDLDGDTVRLEFREMLPVEKWNAQISLLTGFAAASLMVYARVGLLRTLPPADPRDVKRLHRTARALGIEWPAEVLYPDFIRALDPSRPAHAAMVVACTRLLRGSGYVAFDGEVPADPQHAALASEYAHVTAPLRRLGDRYAGEVCVALCAGEDVPGWVTEKLHDLPATLQESGRRANRYEGAVLDLVEAELLQHRVGQSFPGVVVERDEERRTRGVVTVQDPAVEARVSADRELPLGEDVTVTLVVADPSSRKVEFALEG from the coding sequence ATGGCGAGCAGTCGAGTGGTCAGGCTCCGGTCCAGGAAGGACGGGGGCGCGGCGCGGACCCTGCGTGACGGGCTGGTGCAGATCCAGGAGGAGCTGCAGGTCAGTCCCGACTTCCCGGCGGTGGTCCAGGAGGCGGCGGCCCGGGCCGCCGACGCGCCGAGGTTGCCCGACCTCGACCGCACCGACCTCGCGCTGGTGACGATCGATCCCGACTCGGCGATGGACCTCGACCAGGCCCTGCACATCGAGCGCGACGGCGACGGCTACGTCGTCCACTACGCGATCGCCGACGTGGCGGCCTTCGTCGCCGCCGGCGACCCGGTCGACACCGAGGCCCACCGCCGCGGCGAGACGCTCTACGGCGCGGACTCGAAGGTCCCGCTGCACCCCAAGGTGCTCTCCGAGGACGCCGCCTCGCTGCTGCCCGACCAGGACCGCCCGGCCCTGCTCTGGACGATCCGGGTCGACGAGGTGGGGGAGGGGACGGACGTGGTCGTCGAGCGCGCCCTGGTCCGCTCCCGCGCCAAGCTCGACTACGAGGGCGTCCAGCGCCAGATCGACGAGGGCACCGCGGCGGAGTCGCTGATGCTGCTCCGCGAGGTCGGAGAGCTGAGGCTCGAGCGCGAGGCCGCCCGTGGCGGGGTCTCCCTCCCGCTGCCCGAGCAGGAGGTCGACCTCGACGGCGACACGGTGCGGCTGGAGTTCCGCGAGATGCTGCCGGTCGAGAAGTGGAACGCGCAGATCTCCCTGCTGACCGGCTTCGCCGCCGCCTCGCTCATGGTCTACGCGCGCGTCGGGCTGCTCCGGACGCTGCCGCCGGCCGACCCGCGCGACGTGAAGCGGCTGCACCGGACCGCCCGCGCCCTCGGGATCGAGTGGCCGGCCGAGGTCCTCTACCCCGACTTCATCCGCGCGCTCGACCCCTCCCGGCCCGCCCACGCCGCGATGGTGGTCGCGTGCACGCGGCTGCTGCGCGGGAGCGGCTACGTCGCCTTCGACGGCGAGGTGCCCGCCGACCCGCAGCACGCTGCGCTCGCCTCCGAGTACGCCCACGTGACCGCCCCGCTGCGCCGCCTCGGCGACCGCTACGCCGGCGAGGTCTGCGTCGCGCTGTGCGCGGGCGAGGACGTGCCCGGGTGGGTGACCGAGAAGCTCCACGACCTGCCGGCGACCCTCCAGGAGTCCGGCCGCCGCGCCAACCGTTACGAGGGCGCGGTGCTCGACCTGGTCGAGGCCGAGCTGCTCCAGCACCGCGTCGGGCAGTCCTTCCCCGGGGTGGTCGTCGAGCGGGACGAGGAGCGGCGTACCCGCGGTGTGGTGACCGTCCAGGACCCCGCCGTCGAGGCACGGGTGTCAGCCGACCGAGAGCTGCCGCTGGGCGAGGACGTGACCGTCACGCTGGTGGTGGCCGACCCCTCGTCCCGCAAGGTCGAGTTCGCGCTCGAGGGATGA
- a CDS encoding PQQ-dependent sugar dehydrogenase, translating into MRLLVTALPLALSLALVAPAAPAPTSPVPTAAGAAPAAEARAAAVPRLRVRPVVRALQNPWDVKVLPGGTLLVTERDRARLSTYADGQRSTVTFPSSSVWVSGETGLMSLEVDPRFASNRRFYTCSGWQKPGGGHDVRVNAWRLSDDGDTATLVETLVRGLPSRTGRHGGCRLLIAGNGALVVGTGDAARGTNPRNLRSLGGKTLRLNRLTGAPWRSNPFIRATNTRKRYVLTYGHRNVQGLAQRRDGSLWSVEHGSYRDDEVNRLRGGGDYGWHPVPGYDESVPMTDQSLPGRQVAARWRSGNPTIATSGAAWVRGKKWGRLNGTLAVAALGGERMVFMKFDRRGRLQWTRTPRSLRGDRLRSVTLTPRNNLLVTTSNGSRDRVLRITPQG; encoded by the coding sequence GTGCGCCTTCTCGTGACCGCTCTCCCCCTGGCCCTGTCCCTCGCGCTGGTCGCCCCCGCGGCCCCCGCCCCCACCTCCCCGGTCCCGACCGCCGCCGGCGCGGCTCCGGCGGCCGAGGCCCGCGCGGCCGCGGTGCCACGGCTGCGGGTGCGCCCCGTCGTCCGGGCGCTCCAGAACCCCTGGGACGTGAAGGTGCTGCCCGGTGGCACGCTGCTGGTCACCGAGCGCGACCGCGCGCGGCTCTCGACGTACGCCGACGGCCAGCGCAGCACCGTCACCTTCCCGAGCAGCAGCGTCTGGGTCTCCGGCGAGACCGGCCTGATGTCGCTCGAGGTCGACCCCCGCTTCGCGAGCAACCGCCGCTTCTACACCTGCTCGGGCTGGCAGAAGCCCGGCGGCGGCCACGACGTCCGTGTCAACGCGTGGCGACTCAGCGACGACGGCGACACCGCGACCCTCGTCGAGACCCTGGTGCGCGGGCTCCCGAGCCGGACCGGCCGCCACGGCGGCTGCCGGCTCCTGATCGCCGGCAACGGCGCCCTGGTCGTCGGCACGGGCGACGCCGCCCGTGGCACCAACCCGCGCAACCTCAGGTCGCTGGGAGGCAAGACGCTCCGCCTCAACCGGCTCACCGGCGCACCGTGGCGGTCCAACCCCTTCATCAGGGCCACCAACACCCGCAAGCGCTACGTGCTGACCTACGGCCACCGCAACGTGCAGGGGCTGGCGCAGCGTCGCGACGGGTCGCTCTGGTCGGTCGAGCACGGCTCCTACCGCGACGACGAGGTCAACAGGCTCCGGGGCGGCGGCGACTACGGCTGGCACCCGGTGCCGGGCTACGACGAGAGCGTCCCCATGACCGACCAGTCGCTGCCGGGGCGGCAGGTCGCGGCGCGGTGGCGCTCGGGCAACCCCACCATCGCCACCTCGGGCGCCGCGTGGGTGCGGGGGAAGAAGTGGGGACGGCTCAACGGCACGCTCGCGGTGGCGGCGCTCGGCGGCGAGCGGATGGTCTTCATGAAGTTCGACCGGCGCGGGCGGCTGCAGTGGACCCGCACGCCACGCTCGCTGCGAGGTGACCGGCTCCGCTCGGTGACCCTCACGCCCCGCAACAACCTGCTGGTCACCACCAGCAACGGAAGCCGCGACCGGGTCCTGCGCATCACGCCCCAGGGCTAG
- a CDS encoding histidine phosphatase family protein, giving the protein MPEGPTTLVLVRHGVTAHTTERRFSGGLTSSNPGLSEEGRAQVRSVGEWLAPVVDRIDTIVSSPVRRTRESADIIGELLGREVVEEPGFAEMEFGAWDGRTFDEVAELHGEDLEQWLGSLDVAPGGHGESFRAVEERVLAGLERVLEEHAGRTVVVVSHVTPIKTLVAHVVEAPLLAIYRMELLPASVTVLSFHPGEDHGPFATLRLFNAVPPDRALLGDPQRW; this is encoded by the coding sequence GTGCCCGAGGGCCCCACCACGCTCGTGCTGGTGCGGCACGGCGTCACCGCCCACACGACCGAGCGGCGCTTCTCGGGCGGCCTGACCAGCAGCAACCCCGGTCTCTCCGAGGAGGGGCGGGCCCAGGTCCGGTCGGTCGGGGAGTGGCTGGCCCCGGTGGTCGACCGGATCGACACGATCGTCAGCTCCCCCGTACGGCGCACCCGTGAGTCCGCCGACATCATCGGCGAGCTGCTGGGCCGGGAGGTCGTGGAGGAGCCCGGGTTCGCGGAGATGGAGTTCGGCGCCTGGGACGGGCGGACGTTCGACGAGGTCGCCGAGCTGCACGGCGAGGACCTCGAGCAGTGGCTGGGCTCCCTGGACGTCGCTCCCGGCGGCCACGGCGAGTCGTTCCGGGCCGTGGAGGAACGGGTCCTCGCCGGTCTGGAACGGGTGCTCGAGGAGCACGCCGGACGCACCGTCGTCGTCGTCAGCCACGTCACGCCCATCAAGACGCTGGTGGCCCACGTCGTGGAGGCCCCGCTGCTCGCGATCTATCGGATGGAGCTGCTGCCGGCGTCGGTGACGGTGCTGTCCTTCCACCCCGGCGAGGATCACGGTCCGTTCGCCACGCTGCGGCTCTTCAACGCGGTCCCGCCCGACCGCGCACTGCTCGGCGACCCGCAGCGCTGGTGA